The following are encoded together in the Lathyrus oleraceus cultivar Zhongwan6 chromosome 3, CAAS_Psat_ZW6_1.0, whole genome shotgun sequence genome:
- the LOC127126951 gene encoding acyl carrier protein 2, mitochondrial has protein sequence MAARRTGLPLMKYLRVQVDTLPLNHQSPLRLLPNFFLRRFSEEVRGSFLDKSEVTDRVVSCVKNFQKVDPSKVTPSAHFQNDLGLDSLDAVEVVMALEEEFGFEIPDNEADKINSINLAIDFIASHPQAK, from the exons ATGGCGGCGAGGAGAACCGGTTTGCCTTTGATGAAATACCTAAGAGTTCAGGTTGATACTCTTCCGCTCAACCACCAGTCTCCTCTGCGTCTTCTTCCCAATTTCTTCCTCCGTCGCTTCAGCGAAGAGGTTAGGGGTTCTTTCCTCGATAAATCTGAGGTCACAGATCGCGTCGTTTCGTGCGTCAAAAACTTCCAGAAAGTAGATCCTTCTAAG GTTACTCCATCTGCTCATTTCCAGAACGACCTTGGATTGGATAGTTTAGATGCTGTAGAGGTTGTGATGGCTCTTGAGGAAGAGTTTGGATTTGAGATTCCTGATAATGAAGCAGACAAGATTAACTCCATTAATCTTGCAATTGACTTCATTGCATCTCATCCTCAGGCCAAGTAG